A window from Nitrospira sp. ND1 encodes these proteins:
- the dxs gene encoding 1-deoxy-D-xylulose-5-phosphate synthase, translating to MSLLKNIHSPADLKRLSPEQFPELCQEIREQILTVVSNVGGHLASNLGVVELTVALQYLLDTPKDKIVWDTSNQAYTHKLLTGRREQFHTLRQYGGLSGFCKREESVYDTFNAGHAGTGVSAAFGMVEAREQRNEKHKVVCVVGDGAMTAGMTLEGLHHAGGTNKDFIVVLNDNQMSISKNVGAISAYLNRTFTGEFYARMREETGQLLRKIPHIGLEVQKIARRAEELAKGAILPGLLFEELGFQYAGPIDGHNFEHLLPTLENVLKMKGPVLLHVITKKGLGYQAAMDNPVWFHACPPFVRETGVPAKKASRPSYTSMAIDALIKVAHQDKRIVAVTAAMCEGTGLNAFEKVFPDRIYDVGIAEQHAVTFAAGMAAQGMKPVVALYSTFLQRAYDQVVHDVATQNLPVTFCIDRGGLVAEDGTTHHGAFDFAFLRHVPNMVVAAPKDENELQHMMKTCVTHDGPASVRYARGVSLGVPMDPEPTALPIGKGELLREGTDVAIVAIGVTVWPAMKAAERLAQEGISAAVVNARFVKPLDTELIIKTAKNVRCLVTVEEGCKMGGFGSAVLEALSEEGITNLRTKMIGLPDWYIEQGPQDLLRERYGLTADGIYNSVKALFGASVATDDAARLASLVGSLPHGDEQGS from the coding sequence ATGTCTCTGCTGAAAAATATCCACAGTCCCGCTGATTTGAAACGCCTCTCCCCTGAGCAGTTTCCGGAACTGTGCCAGGAGATCCGTGAGCAGATCCTTACGGTGGTTTCGAATGTCGGGGGGCACCTGGCCTCCAATCTGGGTGTGGTGGAGCTCACGGTCGCGCTGCAATATCTCCTGGATACGCCGAAAGACAAAATCGTGTGGGATACCAGCAATCAGGCCTATACCCACAAACTGCTCACCGGACGACGGGAGCAGTTCCACACGCTCCGGCAGTACGGCGGGTTGAGCGGGTTCTGTAAGCGCGAGGAGAGTGTCTATGATACCTTCAATGCCGGGCATGCCGGCACCGGAGTCTCCGCCGCATTCGGCATGGTGGAGGCGCGCGAGCAGCGGAACGAAAAACACAAAGTTGTCTGCGTGGTGGGTGACGGCGCCATGACGGCCGGGATGACCCTCGAAGGGTTGCACCATGCCGGCGGCACCAACAAGGATTTCATCGTCGTCCTGAACGACAACCAGATGTCCATCTCGAAGAATGTCGGGGCGATTTCGGCCTACCTGAACCGGACCTTCACCGGCGAATTCTACGCGCGTATGCGGGAGGAAACCGGCCAACTGTTGCGGAAGATTCCCCACATCGGCCTTGAGGTGCAGAAAATCGCCCGACGGGCTGAGGAATTGGCCAAGGGGGCGATTCTTCCCGGTCTGTTGTTTGAGGAATTGGGCTTCCAGTATGCCGGACCGATCGATGGACATAATTTCGAGCACCTGCTGCCGACCTTGGAGAACGTGCTGAAAATGAAGGGCCCGGTCCTGCTGCACGTGATTACGAAGAAGGGCTTGGGCTATCAGGCGGCCATGGATAATCCGGTCTGGTTCCATGCCTGTCCGCCCTTTGTGCGTGAAACGGGTGTGCCGGCCAAGAAAGCATCGCGCCCCAGCTATACGAGTATGGCGATTGATGCGCTGATCAAAGTCGCTCATCAGGACAAGCGGATCGTGGCTGTTACCGCCGCCATGTGCGAGGGCACGGGCCTCAATGCGTTCGAGAAGGTGTTCCCGGATCGGATTTATGACGTGGGTATCGCCGAGCAACATGCTGTCACCTTCGCCGCCGGTATGGCTGCGCAGGGCATGAAGCCGGTGGTCGCGCTCTATTCCACATTCTTGCAGCGGGCCTATGACCAGGTGGTGCACGATGTGGCTACTCAGAACCTGCCGGTGACCTTCTGCATCGACCGGGGCGGTCTGGTGGCCGAGGATGGTACGACGCACCACGGCGCGTTCGATTTTGCCTTCCTGCGCCATGTGCCGAATATGGTGGTGGCAGCACCGAAGGACGAAAACGAGCTGCAACACATGATGAAGACCTGTGTGACGCATGACGGGCCCGCCTCGGTGCGGTACGCGCGCGGCGTGAGTCTCGGGGTGCCGATGGATCCAGAACCGACGGCGTTGCCGATCGGCAAGGGCGAGTTGTTGCGGGAAGGCACGGATGTGGCGATTGTGGCGATCGGAGTCACCGTCTGGCCCGCCATGAAGGCGGCTGAACGGTTGGCGCAGGAGGGGATCTCCGCTGCGGTGGTCAACGCCCGTTTCGTGAAACCCCTGGATACGGAATTGATCATCAAGACGGCGAAGAACGTGCGCTGCCTGGTGACTGTCGAAGAAGGCTGCAAGATGGGTGGATTCGGTTCCGCGGTCTTGGAAGCTTTGTCCGAAGAAGGTATCACGAACTTGAGAACGAAGATGATCGGCCTGCCTGATTGGTACATCGAGCAGGGTCCGCAAGACCTGCTTCGCGAACGGTATGGCCTGACGGCAGACGGAATTTACAACAGCGTGAAGGCCTTGTTCGGGGCCAGTGTGGCCACGGATGATGCCGCCCGGTTGGCGTCGCTGGTGGGGAGTTTGCCGCACGGCGATGAGCAGGGCAGTTAG
- a CDS encoding DUF3187 family protein encodes MPLSERPGLLLRYTIHCFCLLALLSVLPCAAGAEGFGPFPVRNFQALDQLVLAMPGERATVLRKGDFDVRLEAANTASIARDSEAQAEVAMKFETVRAGLFLRYGLTDRLELGAEIPGYHRYRGFMEGAIIGVERGTTGVAPPRKALRETGYAFNISNGSRTLFQGNDGATGLGDISFYGKYQILKETSSLPALSVRVGVKAPTGDTGEVFGSGHPDAGIGLALDKKFADNWILYANLNGVFPTGRIAGLGLQPVVSGLVAVEYLWTENFSITAQFDYYSPPFHGTGTRVLDKGVTESVLGVSYRILPGLLWQLYGVENLDFITGSAADFTLSTVLTYRFRS; translated from the coding sequence GTGCCACTGAGTGAACGGCCGGGGTTGCTCTTGCGGTACACCATTCATTGTTTCTGCCTCCTTGCACTTCTGAGTGTCCTTCCGTGTGCTGCCGGAGCGGAAGGTTTCGGCCCGTTTCCAGTCAGAAACTTTCAAGCGCTGGACCAATTGGTCCTGGCCATGCCGGGCGAGCGGGCGACGGTGCTTCGTAAGGGCGATTTCGATGTGCGGCTGGAAGCGGCGAATACGGCCAGCATCGCCAGGGACAGTGAGGCGCAGGCCGAGGTGGCGATGAAGTTTGAAACGGTCCGGGCCGGCCTTTTTCTCCGGTATGGTCTCACCGATCGATTGGAGCTCGGCGCGGAGATTCCCGGCTATCATCGGTACCGGGGCTTCATGGAGGGGGCGATCATCGGGGTGGAACGAGGCACGACCGGCGTGGCGCCACCGCGCAAGGCCCTGCGGGAGACCGGGTATGCCTTCAATATTTCAAACGGCTCCCGCACGTTGTTTCAAGGAAACGACGGCGCGACGGGATTGGGCGATATCTCATTCTACGGCAAGTACCAGATTCTCAAAGAAACCTCGAGCCTTCCAGCCCTGTCAGTCCGGGTCGGGGTCAAGGCTCCGACCGGAGACACCGGCGAAGTGTTCGGTAGCGGGCATCCTGATGCCGGCATCGGCTTGGCGCTGGATAAGAAGTTCGCCGATAACTGGATCCTGTACGCGAATCTCAACGGAGTGTTTCCCACGGGACGGATTGCCGGGTTGGGACTTCAACCGGTGGTGAGCGGGTTGGTCGCCGTGGAATACCTCTGGACGGAGAACTTTTCCATCACAGCCCAGTTCGATTATTATTCCCCGCCGTTTCACGGGACAGGCACGCGAGTCCTGGATAAGGGCGTGACGGAGTCGGTGCTGGGGGTGAGTTATCGAATCCTTCCCGGTCTGCTCTGGCAGCTGTATGGAGTGGAGAATCTGGATTTCATCACCGGGAGCGCGGCGGATTTTACCCTCTCCACCGTCCTCACCTACCGGTTCCGGTCGTAG
- a CDS encoding BamA/TamA family outer membrane protein codes for MQCHYLSSIRSCLALAGLLLLSLPAAAGADTQIFPVPSVSTSRNDGNDAGLIAPILIADPDGELKYLMAPMLIQNSIVGTRGVFNLFKYDPGGRQMRFIASLTERIERKVLFDYVDPAFGNGQYSLNFGGTFFKNATSRFFGLGQATTQAAESNYTAREARAYWRLGLYANEVTQISVGQRVRQVQLQRGAIDLPFSVEQFPTVDGIQGESIIVGHRASFYYDTRDSLVSPTDGVAITAYAELNQNVKNGDHPVYSRYELEVKKLFPSESKRAILVVRADLQATIGSQVPFFEQSSLGGQNNLRGFGLDRYIDKHLIAFSIEERIHILRTKLAGVTADFEVAPFLDTGQVFNSFKDVSFQDYRMTPGLGFRAIVRPNVVGRVDYGYSREGGAVFAGLDFPY; via the coding sequence ATGCAGTGTCACTATTTGTCGTCGATTCGAAGTTGTCTGGCGCTGGCCGGCCTCTTGCTCCTGAGCCTTCCGGCTGCGGCAGGCGCCGACACGCAGATTTTTCCGGTCCCCTCCGTCTCGACCAGCCGGAACGACGGCAACGACGCCGGTTTGATCGCGCCGATCCTGATTGCGGATCCGGACGGAGAGCTGAAGTATCTGATGGCGCCCATGCTCATTCAGAACTCGATCGTGGGGACACGCGGGGTCTTCAATCTGTTCAAGTACGATCCGGGTGGACGACAGATGCGATTCATCGCCTCGTTGACCGAACGAATCGAACGCAAGGTGTTGTTCGATTATGTCGATCCGGCATTCGGCAACGGGCAATATTCACTCAATTTCGGCGGCACCTTTTTTAAGAACGCGACCTCACGGTTCTTCGGCCTCGGCCAGGCGACGACCCAGGCCGCCGAGTCCAACTATACGGCCAGGGAAGCGCGCGCCTACTGGCGGCTTGGCCTCTACGCGAATGAAGTGACGCAGATTTCTGTCGGGCAGCGGGTCCGGCAGGTGCAGCTCCAGCGAGGAGCGATCGATCTGCCCTTTTCGGTCGAACAATTTCCCACGGTTGACGGTATTCAAGGCGAGTCCATCATCGTGGGCCACCGCGCCTCGTTTTATTACGATACCCGTGACAGCTTGGTTTCCCCGACCGACGGCGTGGCCATTACCGCCTATGCCGAACTGAATCAAAATGTGAAAAACGGCGACCACCCGGTCTATTCGCGGTATGAACTCGAAGTCAAAAAATTATTCCCCAGCGAGTCCAAGCGCGCCATTCTGGTGGTTCGCGCCGACCTGCAGGCGACGATCGGATCTCAGGTGCCGTTTTTCGAACAGTCTTCGCTCGGGGGGCAGAACAATCTGCGCGGATTCGGCTTGGACCGGTACATCGACAAACATCTGATTGCCTTTAGTATCGAAGAGAGAATTCATATCTTAAGGACGAAACTGGCCGGGGTGACCGCGGATTTCGAGGTGGCGCCGTTTCTCGACACGGGGCAGGTCTTCAATTCATTCAAAGACGTCAGCTTTCAAGATTATCGGATGACGCCGGGGTTGGGGTTTCGCGCCATCGTTCGTCCCAATGTAGTCGGCCGGGTCGATTACGGCTACAGTCGCGAGGGCGGAGCGGTCTTCGCAGGGTTAGACTTTCCCTACTAA
- a CDS encoding phospholipid-binding protein MlaC has protein sequence MHTSRWMMIGALLALQIVVGGLSSAMAGPATDSVKGTIDEVLRILNDKELKAPARLEDRRQRLEKVVAQRFDYPEMSRRSLGAQWNQLSDKDKQEFVDLFRTLLTNTYADRVETYSGEGVQYLNERTEKEYAEVRTKVLSGKTEIPMDYRLLNKSNDWHVYDVVVDGVSLVNNYRGQFTKILHTSSYPELVDQLRKKSDKIKAP, from the coding sequence ATGCATACAAGCCGTTGGATGATGATCGGGGCCTTGCTGGCCCTGCAGATAGTGGTGGGCGGGCTTTCGTCCGCCATGGCCGGACCGGCGACTGATTCTGTTAAGGGCACCATCGACGAGGTGCTCAGGATCTTGAACGATAAAGAATTGAAAGCCCCGGCCCGCCTGGAGGACCGGCGGCAGCGCTTGGAAAAAGTGGTGGCCCAGCGGTTTGACTATCCAGAAATGTCCCGGCGGTCGTTGGGTGCACAGTGGAATCAGTTGTCCGACAAGGATAAGCAGGAGTTCGTCGATCTGTTCCGGACGCTGTTGACCAATACGTACGCGGATCGTGTAGAGACCTATTCAGGCGAGGGTGTGCAATATCTGAATGAGCGGACCGAGAAAGAATACGCGGAAGTCCGCACCAAGGTGCTCTCGGGGAAAACTGAAATCCCCATGGATTACCGGTTGCTGAACAAGAGCAACGACTGGCATGTGTACGATGTCGTGGTCGATGGCGTCAGTCTGGTGAACAACTACCGCGGGCAATTTACAAAGATCCTCCACACCTCCTCGTATCCCGAACTCGTCGATCAACTCCGCAAGAAATCCGACAAGATCAAAGCTCCGTAG
- the mlaD gene encoding outer membrane lipid asymmetry maintenance protein MlaD, with protein MERAKLELMVGIFVLVGIACLGYLSIKLGKLEVIGGHNYPVEAEFTSASGLKPGASVEIAGVEVGRVRHIGLSSDRALVALAIQDGVKLYSDTIASIKTRGIIGDKYLALSVGGGGDPLKPGDKIRDTESGLDLEELVSQYVHGKVN; from the coding sequence ATGGAACGCGCAAAGCTGGAATTGATGGTGGGAATCTTTGTGCTCGTCGGGATCGCCTGCCTCGGGTATCTGTCCATCAAGTTGGGGAAGCTGGAAGTCATCGGTGGGCATAATTATCCGGTCGAGGCGGAGTTTACGTCTGCGTCGGGACTCAAGCCGGGGGCGTCGGTCGAAATCGCCGGTGTCGAGGTCGGACGTGTCCGGCATATCGGCCTGAGTAGCGACCGTGCTCTGGTGGCATTAGCCATCCAAGACGGCGTGAAGTTGTATTCAGATACGATTGCCTCAATCAAGACCCGCGGGATCATCGGTGACAAGTATCTCGCTCTGTCGGTGGGGGGAGGGGGCGATCCGTTGAAGCCCGGCGACAAGATTCGTGATACCGAGTCCGGACTTGATCTCGAAGAATTGGTCAGCCAGTATGTACACGGGAAGGTCAACTAG
- a CDS encoding ABC transporter ATP-binding protein codes for MIKLVGVEKTLGKQPVLRGVDLTIPTGKLTTIIGRSGEGKSVLLKHIIGLMQPDRGEVWIDGTNIARLKGQALNEVRKKFAMLFQGAALFDSMTVFENVAFPLREKLRLKGEIVTRRVEEKLEQVGLKGMGHKFPAELSGGMRKRAGLARALVMEPEIILFDEPTTGLDPLMAKAIHDLIVAMQQQFKFTAVMVSHEIPEIFGISDYVAMLKNGRIAEMAPSNEFVKTTDEEIREFIFVAGTVTPKGLPTASL; via the coding sequence ATGATTAAACTGGTCGGCGTCGAAAAGACTTTGGGCAAGCAGCCGGTGTTGCGGGGCGTGGACCTGACCATTCCCACTGGAAAGTTGACGACGATCATCGGGCGAAGCGGCGAAGGCAAGAGCGTGCTACTGAAGCATATCATCGGCCTTATGCAGCCGGATCGCGGCGAGGTCTGGATCGACGGGACGAACATTGCGCGTCTCAAGGGGCAGGCGCTCAATGAGGTGCGCAAGAAGTTCGCCATGTTGTTCCAGGGTGCGGCCCTGTTCGACTCGATGACGGTATTTGAAAATGTCGCCTTCCCCCTACGAGAAAAGCTTCGCCTGAAGGGCGAGATCGTCACCCGGAGAGTTGAGGAGAAACTGGAACAGGTGGGACTGAAGGGCATGGGCCATAAGTTTCCCGCCGAACTGAGCGGAGGCATGCGCAAACGCGCCGGGTTGGCGCGCGCCCTGGTCATGGAGCCGGAGATCATTCTGTTCGACGAACCGACGACGGGGCTCGATCCGTTGATGGCGAAAGCCATTCATGATCTGATCGTGGCGATGCAGCAACAATTCAAGTTTACTGCTGTCATGGTCAGTCACGAGATCCCCGAGATTTTCGGGATTTCCGACTATGTGGCGATGCTCAAGAACGGACGGATCGCCGAAATGGCGCCCTCGAACGAGTTTGTGAAGACGACGGACGAAGAGATTCGAGAGTTTATTTTTGTCGCCGGGACCGTCACGCCGAAGGGGTTGCCGACCGCATCCCTCTGA
- a CDS encoding ABC transporter permease, protein MEGIARIGRYTIDLTEQMGRMMLFVLSSFAWLTRPPFRVYQIVKQLNFIGYKSTFVVVLTAVFTGMVLALQGHYTLRKFGSEAVLGSAVALSIIRELGPVLAALMVTARAGSAMTAEIGIMRITEQIDALDTMAINPLQYLIGPKLVASLIAVPLLVALFDVVGIYGGYVVGVQLLNGNEGAYWSSIESAVEWKDVYGGILKSISFGLLISWVCCYKGFHTRQSAEGLGTATTEAVVLSAVLILVWDYFLTSVLL, encoded by the coding sequence ATGGAAGGCATTGCTCGTATCGGACGGTATACGATCGATCTGACAGAGCAGATGGGACGGATGATGTTGTTCGTCCTCTCCTCCTTTGCCTGGCTGACGCGTCCGCCGTTCCGCGTTTACCAAATCGTCAAGCAGCTGAATTTCATCGGCTACAAGTCCACGTTTGTCGTCGTCCTCACTGCCGTTTTTACCGGCATGGTCCTGGCCCTGCAGGGGCATTACACACTCCGAAAATTCGGTTCTGAAGCGGTGCTCGGCTCTGCCGTGGCGCTCAGCATCATCCGGGAATTGGGTCCCGTTCTGGCGGCGTTGATGGTGACGGCCCGGGCCGGATCCGCCATGACCGCGGAAATCGGCATCATGCGGATTACGGAACAGATCGATGCTCTGGACACGATGGCCATCAATCCACTGCAATATCTGATCGGGCCTAAACTCGTCGCCAGTCTCATCGCCGTGCCGCTGCTGGTCGCGCTCTTTGACGTCGTCGGGATTTATGGGGGGTACGTCGTCGGCGTGCAACTGTTGAACGGGAATGAAGGCGCCTACTGGAGTTCGATTGAGTCGGCCGTCGAGTGGAAGGATGTCTATGGAGGCATTTTGAAATCCATCAGCTTCGGCCTGCTGATCAGTTGGGTCTGTTGTTACAAAGGCTTTCACACCAGGCAAAGTGCCGAAGGGTTGGGGACCGCGACGACCGAAGCAGTGGTGCTCTCGGCGGTCTTGATTCTGGTGTGGGATTATTTTTTGACGTCGGTGCTGCTCTAA
- the shc gene encoding squalene--hopene cyclase — MRLLKNLFNRLSDSLLVSVPSRIRAARDFASAPVLRLVSNKSAVPASGDSAAKRAPAHSTGQVEALEEALRKSQAWFLARQDASEGYWVAELEADTTLTSEYLMLRRFLDCIDPERERKAVRYLKSAQLPDGGWSIYHGGPAEISASVKAYFALKLSGVSADEPFMVNARTCILDKGGVVAANVFTKIALALFGQYDWRGVPSMPPEIMLLPKRFYFSIYAISYWSRAVLIPLLIIFAKRPLCHVPPELGIDELYTEPPAEIDYGMVPPFKKDRTWFTARNFFINLDALLKIYDRSPVEWVRQKALKCAENWMLDHMKGSGGLGAIYPAMANSVMALHCLGYKNDDPLMVKAIREIEELEVHDTVQDNGQCVDAMHLQPCHSPIWDTALLINALIEAGMPQDHPALQKASTWLLSKQTKTVGDWIISAPGAEPGGWYFQFENELFPDVDDSAVVLMALAKVHLSDEAQQRLAIRRGCRWVTSMQGSDGGWGAYDVDNNRIVFNYIPFADHRALLDPSTADLAGRCLEMLATLGYDWTHPAVASALTFVKNDQEQDGSWYGRWGVNYIYGTWSVLSGLRAIGEDLSSPYIRRAVSWVESKQNPDGGWGESCLSYGDVSQSGRGDSTPSQTAWALLALMAGGVTDSFSLARGIHYLIRNQRKDGSWEEVRHTGTGFPRVFYLRYHWYCQYFPLWALAMYRNLKTRGTTRADELRLQAYQSGQFRSPR; from the coding sequence ATGCGACTTCTCAAAAACCTGTTCAATCGTTTGTCCGATAGTTTGCTGGTGTCGGTGCCGAGCCGAATCAGGGCGGCGCGCGACTTTGCCTCCGCTCCGGTGCTCCGACTCGTCTCCAATAAGTCTGCGGTGCCGGCTTCCGGCGACAGTGCCGCGAAGCGAGCCCCGGCACATTCCACAGGCCAGGTGGAAGCGCTGGAAGAGGCGCTGCGGAAAAGCCAGGCCTGGTTTCTGGCGCGACAAGACGCGTCCGAAGGGTACTGGGTTGCCGAGTTGGAAGCCGATACCACGCTGACATCTGAGTATCTGATGTTGCGCCGCTTCCTGGACTGCATCGATCCCGAGCGCGAGCGCAAAGCGGTCCGCTACTTAAAATCCGCTCAGTTGCCAGACGGCGGATGGTCGATTTATCACGGTGGCCCGGCGGAGATCAGTGCTTCGGTGAAGGCCTACTTTGCGTTGAAGCTCTCCGGCGTGTCCGCCGATGAGCCCTTCATGGTGAATGCCCGCACCTGCATCCTGGACAAGGGTGGAGTGGTGGCGGCAAATGTCTTCACGAAAATCGCCCTGGCCCTGTTCGGTCAATATGACTGGCGTGGTGTCCCCAGCATGCCTCCGGAAATCATGCTGTTGCCGAAGCGATTCTATTTCAGCATTTACGCGATTTCCTACTGGTCTCGTGCGGTGCTGATTCCGCTGTTGATCATATTCGCCAAACGGCCCTTGTGTCATGTTCCGCCGGAACTGGGCATCGACGAACTCTATACGGAGCCCCCGGCAGAGATCGATTACGGCATGGTTCCTCCGTTCAAGAAGGACCGGACCTGGTTCACGGCCAGGAACTTCTTCATCAATCTCGATGCGCTGCTCAAGATCTACGATCGTTCGCCCGTTGAGTGGGTTCGACAGAAGGCGCTCAAGTGCGCTGAGAACTGGATGCTCGACCACATGAAGGGCAGCGGAGGCCTCGGCGCGATTTATCCTGCCATGGCCAATTCCGTGATGGCGCTGCATTGCCTCGGCTACAAAAACGATGATCCCCTTATGGTGAAGGCCATCCGGGAGATCGAAGAACTGGAAGTACACGACACGGTGCAGGACAACGGCCAATGCGTCGATGCGATGCATTTGCAGCCCTGCCACTCCCCGATCTGGGACACGGCCTTGCTCATCAATGCCTTGATCGAGGCCGGTATGCCGCAAGATCATCCGGCGCTGCAGAAGGCTTCGACCTGGTTATTGTCCAAGCAGACTAAGACCGTCGGCGATTGGATTATTTCGGCTCCCGGTGCCGAACCGGGCGGATGGTATTTCCAATTCGAGAACGAACTGTTTCCCGATGTGGACGATTCCGCGGTCGTGTTGATGGCCCTGGCGAAGGTGCATCTGTCCGATGAAGCCCAGCAACGTCTGGCGATTCGTCGCGGTTGCCGCTGGGTGACCTCTATGCAGGGATCGGATGGAGGCTGGGGTGCCTACGACGTCGATAACAATCGGATTGTTTTCAACTACATTCCGTTCGCCGACCATCGGGCCCTGCTCGATCCCAGCACGGCTGACCTTGCCGGACGCTGTCTGGAGATGCTCGCGACGCTGGGATACGACTGGACCCATCCTGCCGTGGCTTCTGCGCTCACGTTTGTGAAAAACGATCAGGAGCAGGACGGCAGTTGGTATGGCCGTTGGGGCGTGAACTACATTTATGGCACCTGGTCGGTCCTGTCCGGCCTGCGAGCGATCGGTGAGGATCTCTCGTCTCCCTATATCCGCCGGGCGGTCAGTTGGGTCGAGTCCAAGCAAAACCCCGATGGCGGATGGGGTGAATCCTGCCTCTCGTATGGAGATGTCTCGCAGAGCGGTCGCGGTGACAGCACACCGTCGCAAACTGCCTGGGCGCTGTTGGCCCTGATGGCAGGCGGAGTGACGGACTCCTTCAGCCTGGCCAGGGGGATCCATTACCTCATTCGGAATCAGCGGAAGGATGGGTCATGGGAAGAGGTGCGCCATACCGGAACTGGTTTCCCGCGCGTGTTTTACCTTCGTTATCATTGGTATTGCCAATACTTCCCCCTCTGGGCGCTGGCCATGTACCGCAATCTCAAGACTCGTGGAACGACGAGGGCAGATGAATTGCGTCTGCAGGCCTATCAATCAGGACAATTCCGGTCGCCACGCTGA